In Blautia wexlerae DSM 19850, a single window of DNA contains:
- a CDS encoding VOC family protein — protein MQLTAIHHIAIIVSDYNRSKDFYVNKLGFSVIRENYRPERNDWKSDLQCGNIELEIFGVSNPPARVSHPEAAKM, from the coding sequence ATGCAATTAACAGCAATTCATCACATAGCAATTATAGTATCAGATTACAACCGTTCAAAAGATTTCTATGTCAACAAGCTAGGTTTTTCTGTCATCCGGGAGAACTATCGCCCGGAAAGAAATGACTGGAAATCGGATTTGCAATGTGGAAATATAGAACTGGAAATCTTCGGTGTGTCCAATCCACCTGCCAGAGTATCACATCCGGAAGCGGCGAAGATGTGA
- a CDS encoding VanZ family protein → MIEIILHDICDTFPYLKYGLAAAVCTALALTVLNHSRIMDKEKRSNYVSLLGKSMFLAFYGAVLLQVTLLSREPGSRTAADLIPFSTWGTTAQSRAHEIENMIMFLPVGVFLPMLHRGLREFRTAVLVLTGLSAALN, encoded by the coding sequence ATGATAGAGATTATTTTGCATGATATCTGCGATACATTTCCATATCTGAAATATGGATTGGCGGCTGCAGTTTGTACTGCCCTGGCTTTAACAGTATTAAACCACAGTCGAATCATGGACAAGGAAAAGCGGAGCAACTATGTTTCGCTGCTAGGTAAGAGTATGTTTCTGGCATTTTACGGAGCGGTTTTGCTTCAGGTCACACTGCTGTCACGAGAACCGGGAAGCAGAACTGCCGCTGATTTGATTCCTTTCAGCACCTGGGGAACAACAGCGCAGAGCAGAGCGCATGAGATTGAGAATATGATTATGTTCCTGCCCGTAGGGGTGTTTCTTCCGATGTTGCATAGAGGACTGCGGGAATTTCGCACAGCCGTTCTGGTGCTGACTGGACTCAGCGCGGCATTGAACTGA